The following proteins are co-located in the Heteronotia binoei isolate CCM8104 ecotype False Entrance Well chromosome 21, APGP_CSIRO_Hbin_v1, whole genome shotgun sequence genome:
- the GJD2 gene encoding gap junction delta-2 protein isoform X2: protein MGEWTILERLLEAAVQQHSTMIGRYWVFQIIMVCTPSLCFITYSVHQSAKQRERRFSTVFLTLDRDQDSMKREDSKKIKNTIVNGVLQNTENSTKEAEPDCLEVKEIPNPAIRTTKSKMRRQEGISRFYIIQVVFRNALEIGFLVGQYFLYGFNVPSMYECDRYPCIKEVECYVSRPTEKTVFLVFMFAVSGICVVLNLAELNHLGWRKIKMAVRGVQAKRKSIYEIRNKDLPRMSVPNFGRTQSSDSAYV, encoded by the exons ATGGGGGAATGGACCATCCTAGAGAGACTCCTCGAAGCCGCCGTCCAGCAGCACTCCACTATGATAGGGAG GTACTGGGTGTTTCAGATCATCATGGTGTGCACTCCAAGTCTCTGTTTTATAACATACTCTGTTCATCAATCTGCCAAGCAGAGGGAAAGGCGGTTTTCCACAGTCTTCCTTACTCTGGACAGAGATCAGGACTCCATGAAACGGGAAGACAGTAAGAAGATCAAGAACACCATTGTCAATGGGGTGCTACAGAACACTGAAAACTCCACCAAGGAAGCAGAACCTGACTGCTTGGAAGTGAAGGAAATCCCCAACCCAGCTATCAGAACAACCAAATCCAAGATGAGACGGCAAGAAGGCATCTCTCGATTTTATATTATCCAAGTAGTCTTCAGAAATGCCCTAGAGATTGGATTTTTGGTGGGACAATATTTCCTGTATGGATTCAATGTCCCATCAATGTATGAGTGTGACCGGTACCCTTGCATTAAAGAAGTGGAATGCTATGTCTCCAGGCCCACTGAAAAAACAGTCTTCTTGGTCTTCATGTTTGCTGTTAGTGGCATTTGTGTGGTGCTCAACTTGGCTGAACTGAATCACTTAGGGTGGAGGAAAATCAAAATGGCTGTAAGGGGTGTTCAAGCAAAACGGAAATCAATATATGAAATCAGGAACAAGGACCTGCCACGAATGAGTGTGCCTAACTTTGGCAGGACTCAGTCTAGTGACTCagcttatgtgtga
- the GJD2 gene encoding gap junction delta-2 protein isoform X1, whose product MGEWTILERLLEAAVQQHSTMIGRILLTVVVIFRILIVAIVGETVYDDEQTMFVCNTLQPGCNQACYDQAFPISHIRYWVFQIIMVCTPSLCFITYSVHQSAKQRERRFSTVFLTLDRDQDSMKREDSKKIKNTIVNGVLQNTENSTKEAEPDCLEVKEIPNPAIRTTKSKMRRQEGISRFYIIQVVFRNALEIGFLVGQYFLYGFNVPSMYECDRYPCIKEVECYVSRPTEKTVFLVFMFAVSGICVVLNLAELNHLGWRKIKMAVRGVQAKRKSIYEIRNKDLPRMSVPNFGRTQSSDSAYV is encoded by the exons ATGGGGGAATGGACCATCCTAGAGAGACTCCTCGAAGCCGCCGTCCAGCAGCACTCCACTATGATAGGGAG GATTCTGCTGACCGTGGTGGTGATCTTCAGGATCCTCATTGTGGCAATTGTAGGAGAAACTGTTTACGACGATGAACAGACTATGTTTGTATGCAACACTTTGCAGCCAGGCTGCAACCAGGCATGTTACGATCAAGCATTTCCTATTTCTCACATTAGGTACTGGGTGTTTCAGATCATCATGGTGTGCACTCCAAGTCTCTGTTTTATAACATACTCTGTTCATCAATCTGCCAAGCAGAGGGAAAGGCGGTTTTCCACAGTCTTCCTTACTCTGGACAGAGATCAGGACTCCATGAAACGGGAAGACAGTAAGAAGATCAAGAACACCATTGTCAATGGGGTGCTACAGAACACTGAAAACTCCACCAAGGAAGCAGAACCTGACTGCTTGGAAGTGAAGGAAATCCCCAACCCAGCTATCAGAACAACCAAATCCAAGATGAGACGGCAAGAAGGCATCTCTCGATTTTATATTATCCAAGTAGTCTTCAGAAATGCCCTAGAGATTGGATTTTTGGTGGGACAATATTTCCTGTATGGATTCAATGTCCCATCAATGTATGAGTGTGACCGGTACCCTTGCATTAAAGAAGTGGAATGCTATGTCTCCAGGCCCACTGAAAAAACAGTCTTCTTGGTCTTCATGTTTGCTGTTAGTGGCATTTGTGTGGTGCTCAACTTGGCTGAACTGAATCACTTAGGGTGGAGGAAAATCAAAATGGCTGTAAGGGGTGTTCAAGCAAAACGGAAATCAATATATGAAATCAGGAACAAGGACCTGCCACGAATGAGTGTGCCTAACTTTGGCAGGACTCAGTCTAGTGACTCagcttatgtgtga